acaattctcTAGCAACGATCAATAGCCTGTATGACGTCACATTATTGTCTTTTCCTAAAGAACACAAGAGATGAATATAGGCATAAGTTATCAATAAATATTTATTTTCTTGCTTACATGTggagagtgaattgcaaaaaactcGACACTTCAGGCTAGGTTTGCAGGAACCACACATATACGAAACTGTGCCAAAAAGCactaatttttttcataattttttgcaaaaaacactagttgCTTGTTTGGACCGTTTTAAGTGCGTTTATGACAAGGGGGGCCCGCATCCGTCGACGTGGCAACATTGTTCACACGACAACGCCGTTAGACGGCGTTACACGCCGCTGGCGCACTAGTTCGAGCCGGGCGGGTCAAACACCCCGAAGCGGCGCAGGCCCACCCCCCAGCCCTCACTCTCTCccgtccttctccctctctctgctcCCGCTCGttcaccgccgccgccccctcccacaTCTCCGACCGTCGTCGCTGCCGCATTGCCATGGTTTCCTGGTCTGATGACGACAGCAGCGAGAACTCTCACCAGTATGCCGACTCAGCTTCAGACAAGGGCATCATCAAGGTGAGTTGCTCGAGCtcaagctagggttagggttgcgaTTTGGGGATTTTtctgttgagcttgatctgaagttttgTTGCCTTTCCTTTGCACCTCCAGATCCTTGAGACCATCGATGACTCCGATTTCGAGGGCACTGAACCTGATGTGTTGTGCAATGAACACTCCCTGCTAGCAGAGAGGCGTGTTGCTTTCCAGGGCATCCATACTGGCAGGAGGTTCTTTGCTTGTGATGTGAAGGTATGTGCCAAATTTATGCTAATATGGTCACTGTTTAGTACTGATTTTATAGTTAGCAGATCTGGTGTGCTAGTTGCTCAGTGAGGTCATTGTTTATATGTGAGCATGTGTAGAGTGTTGTCAGCAGATCTGGCCTATTAGGTAGGTTGCTAATTAGTTATGTATTTTCTGTGATAATGGGTTAGGGAGGTCATTGTTTATATGCCAGTATGCGCATAGGGTTGGGAGCACTGGTTGAGACTTCTTACTTTATAGCATGTGGATTAGTGAGCACTGTAATTGTTTAACTCATTGTGTCATATAGCTAGCTCATACATGTTTGTTTAACTCATTCTGTTACTTTATAGCATGTGGATTAGTGAGCACTTTACACCATTTGTTACTTTGTAGCATTGTGTTACTTTATACCTGTTTAACACTAAAATTACAGGAGGGAAGAAACTGTGGGCTAGTTGAATGGGTTGATCCATTTTGGCCAGCTACAGTGGAGAATGCATTGATCAAGTTGTGGGATAAGTATGAAGAGTGCAGGAGGAGCAAGATGGAGGACAATCTAGAAAGCTCATTTGTTGTTCACAATCTGACACAACAGAAGATCAAGCTGCAGGCAAGTTATGAGAGGTTGGTTGAAGATGTCAACGGCCTTTTGGATGCCCTGGAGCAGAGGGCTCAGATGGAGAGAGGTAAGATGCAGAACAAACCTGATGAGAGCAAGCTGCAGGAGAAGTATGACATGCTCAAGAACCTGACAGTTGCTCAAGCCAATGTCATTAGGAACATGAAGTTGAAGCTTGCTGAAGAGAAGATTAAGTTGCAGGCCCACATTGATGAGCTTGAGAAGGTTGCCGAGCAGACCAAGCTGAAGCTGAATGGGATCAAGGCCATCTTAGATGAATGGGCAGTATAATGTAATATGCTGCTTATTAGTACCACCAGCATGGTTATGGGATGATGAGTACTATAATTATGGTTATGTAATGACTACTATTAGATGAATAATCTAGTAATATCTGAATTATGGTTATGTAATGTACCTATTTAGCATTAAGCACTATCATGTAATATGGTACTTATTAGTTATGATTATGTATGAATCTTCCAGTTATGCTGAATCTGATGCTATTGGTTGGTTGGTTTTGACAATGCCTAGAGACCCAAGACTCACTTTGGTGGGTTTTTCAACGCCGAGTGACCCTAGACTCACTTGGTTGGTTTTGTCAATGACGAGAGACCCTAGACTCACTTTGGTGGGTTTCTCGATGTCGAGTGACCCTAGACTCACTTggtgggtttttcgacgccgagtgaCCCTAGACTCACTTTGGTGGGTTTCTCGACGCCGATAGAccctagtgtaagtgcatctagtgccacccctagttggttttggagtattgacgacaaacctggttgagggactaatgtgtttgtgagaattgcaggatagcataggtagaagtccctcattgattcagttttcctaccagagatgacccctaaaaatgtatgaagacattgaagtcaaagctggtatgtgaagacattcacattgaagactgtgacaagagaagacattgcgtgaagactatggagcgcgaagacatagttgtttcgtcgttctttttcttctttgttgagtcataggaaccaccgtactgttaagtggggtccaagtgaaccagtcagaatgactgaagtgatgcttaaccaaaatcctatgtcttcgagcgaagacaatgagagcaaatcttatccagagctggataagtcagctttgcttgtagctcaagtaaagttgccgtgtgtgtttgaaatctgaccgttggaacacgtgtcagttccttagtgacccaggatcatttcggacaaatcaggtcaggttgcctagtggctataaatagcccaccccctacaccataaattggttggctgctcagagttagtgtatggcttttgtcgtttgagagcaacccacctcgaagcctttgagagagaattccttgcgaggacaaagccctaaacaaccagagccaaagagtgttaggcatcactgaagtcttcctgtctgtgtgatctgaagacttattacacttgaggactgtgaatcctccagccggttaggcgtcgtgttctgagcatccaagagtcattgtggatcgctggtgaacgaagtctgtgaaggtttggaagtctaccttgaagacttaccagagtgattgggcgaggactgggtgtccttagctcaaggggaataaggtgaagatgcggtcttctaagttaaatctcagcctccctaaccagacgtacagttgtcacaacaactggaactggtccaataaatcattgtcttcaacgagccactggttctatccttc
The sequence above is drawn from the Triticum aestivum cultivar Chinese Spring chromosome 7A, IWGSC CS RefSeq v2.1, whole genome shotgun sequence genome and encodes:
- the LOC123148896 gene encoding uncharacterized protein; translation: MVSWSDDDSSENSHQYADSASDKGIIKILETIDDSDFEGTEPDVLCNEHSLLAERRVAFQGIHTGRRFFACDVKEGRNCGLVEWVDPFWPATVENALIKLWDKYEECRRSKMEDNLESSFVVHNLTQQKIKLQASYERLVEDVNGLLDALEQRAQMERGKMQNKPDESKLQEKYDMLKNLTVAQANVIRNMKLKLAEEKIKLQAHIDELEKVAEQTKLKLNGIKAILDEWAV